In a genomic window of Telopea speciosissima isolate NSW1024214 ecotype Mountain lineage chromosome 5, Tspe_v1, whole genome shotgun sequence:
- the LOC122661042 gene encoding probable carboxylesterase 12, which yields MDSSNDEVALYMPNFIRIYKDGHAERLAGTEILPATAIDPQTGVSSKDIVIVPETGVSARLFLPKITNSSAQKLPLLIYIHGGGFCIETPFSPIYTPYVSSLVAEGNVVAVSVHFRRAPEHPLPIAYDDSWVVLQWVASHCKGNGPEEWLTEHADLNRVSMMGDSAGANIAHNMALRAAETPLEGVRFVGLGLIHPYFFGEKQQLGSEASDEEKKSKADKLWLLLCPSTSGCDDPLMNPATCANLEKLACKRVLVCVAEKDGLKERGEFYHKTLGKSGWGGELELMEVEGEGHVFHLFNPTDEKAVAMMSRFASFINQN from the coding sequence ATGGATTCAAGCAACGATGAAGTAGCTCTTTATATGCCAAATTTTATTCGGATCTACAAGGACGGTCACGCCGAAAGGCTCGCAGGAACTGAAATCCTTCCCGCCACTGCAATCGATCCCCAAACCGGTGTTTCCTCCAAAGACATCGTCATCGTACCTGAAACTGGTGTCTCCGCCCGTCTTTTCCTCCCCAAAATCACCAATTCTTCGGCTCAAAAGCTTCCCCTTCTGATCTACATCCATGGCGGTGGCTTTTGCATCGAAACCCCCTTCTCCCCTATTTACACCCCTTATGTATCATCTCTAGTTGCAGAGGGTAACGTGGTTGCTGTATCTGTACATTTCAGGAGAGCCCCAGAACATCCTCTCCCCATCGCTTATGACGATTCATGGGTAGTGCTTCAATGGGTCGCTTCACATTGTAAAGGGAACGGCCCTGAAGAATGGTTGACCGAGCACGCCGATCTGAACAGAGTGAGTATGATGGGAGACAGCGCAGGCGCTAATATTGCCCATAATATGGCTTTGCGAGCGGCGGAGACACCATTAGAGGGGGTGAGGtttgttgggttgggtttgatTCATCCTTATTTCTTTGGGGAAAAACAGCAATTGGGTTCAGAGGCGAgtgatgaggagaagaagagtaagGCGGATAAGCTGTGGTTGTTGCTGTGTCCTTCGACGAGTGGTTGTGATGATCCGTTGATGAATCCGGCGACTTGTGCAAACTTGGAGAAGCTGGCGTGTAAGCGTGTGCTGGTGTGCGTTGCGGAGAAGGATGGGTTGAAAGAGAGGGGTGAGTTTTACCATAAGACGTTGGGGAAGAGTGGGTGGGGAGGAGAACTGGAATTGATGGAGGTAGAAGGAGAGGGTCATGTGTTTCACCTCTTCAATCCCACCGATGAGAAGGCTGTGGCCATGATGTCCCGCTTTGCTTCCTTCATCAACCAGAACTAA
- the LOC122662848 gene encoding probable carboxylesterase 2: MRSNSDELTFDFAPFIRLYKNGRIERLIGTEIVPPTTYNPQTGVSSKDIIIIPGTGVSARLFLPKIIDSSTQKLPLLFYIHGGAFCIDSPFSPTYDRYVSSLVAEANVVAVSVHYRRAPEYPVPIAFDDSWAALQWIASHSKGKGPELWLNEYADLSKISMVGDSAGATIAHNMAIRAAETPLEGLGFVGLGLIHPFFYHEEPVGPEVSDEEKKTKASKLWMVMCPSSIGCNDPLINPAACDNLKGLVCKRVVICIAEKDRLIGGGVFYYETLRKSGWKGEVELMEAQGEDHVFHLFNPTNQKALAMKTRLASLLNN, from the coding sequence ATGCGTTCAAACAGCGACGAATTAACCTTTGATTTCGCACCCTTTATCCGTCTCTACAAGAATGGTCGAATCGAAAGGCTTATAGGGACTGAAATCGTCCCCCCAACTACTTACAATCCTCAAACCGGTGTTTCTTCCAAGGACATCATCATCATACCTGGAACCGGCGTCTCAGCAAGACTTTTTCTCCCAAAAATCATCGATTCTTCCACTCAAAAGCTTCCACTCCTCTTCTACATCCACGGTGGAGCCTTCTGCATCGATTCACCCTTCTCCCCTACATACGACCGTTACGTATCCTCTCTAGTGGCCGAAGCTAACGTAGTTGCAGTGTCTGTGCACTACAGAAGAGCCCCTGAGTACCCTGTCCCCATAGCTTTCGACGATTCATGGGCTGCACTTCAATGGATCGCTTCCCATTCTAAGGGGAAAGGCCCCGAGTTATGGTTGAATGAGTACGCTGATCTGAGCAAAATCTCTATGGTTGGAGACAGCGCCGGCGCTACCATAGCCCATAATATGGCTATACGGGCGGCGGAGACACCACTTGAGGGGTTGGGATTTGTTGGATTGGGTTTAATACATCCTTTCTTTTATCATGAAGAGCCGGTGGGTCCGGAGGTGAgtgatgaagagaagaagactaaAGCTTCTAAGTTGTGGATGGTTATGTGTCCTTCTAGTATTGGTTGCAATGACCCTTTGATCAATCCTGCAGCTTGTGACAATCTCAAGGGACTGGTGTGCAAGCGAGTGGTAATATGTATTGCTGAGAAGGATAGGTTGATAGGTGGGGGTGTTTTTTACTATGAGACTTTGAGAAAGAGTGGGTGGAAAGGAGAGGTGGAGTTGATGGAGGCACAAGGGGAAGACCATGTGTTCCATCTCTTTAATCCTACCAACCAGAAAGCTTTGGCCATGAAGACCCGTTTGGCTTCTTTGCTCAACAACtga